The following is a genomic window from Stenotrophomonas maltophilia.
CGATCGTGCGCCGGGTGTTCCAGCAGTCCAACCTGCGCCTGGTCGAGGCGCTGCAGCAGAACGGCGCGCGCGCCACTTCGATCACCGGTGGCGTGTTCGAGGCCGAGTACCTGGACGTGGATACCTACGGCCTGGTCGGCGAAGTGAAGAAGGTCAACCTGGCGCCGATCGAGGCCAGCCTGCGTGCCGGCTCGATCCCGGTCATCACCAGCCTGGGCGAGACCGCCGGCGGCCAGATCCTCAACGTCAACGCCGACTTCGCCGCCAACGAGCTGGTACAGGAGCTGCAGCCGTACAAGATCATCTTCCTGACCGGCACCGGTGGCCTGCTGGATGAGGCGGGCAACGTGATCGATTCGATCAACCTGTCCACCGAGTACGACCACCTGATCGCGCAGCCGTGGATCCACGGTGGCATGAAAGTGAAGATCGAACAGATCAAGGATCTGCTCGACCGGCTGCCGCTTGAATCGTCGGTGTCGATCACCCGGCCGGCCGACCTGGCCAAGGAACTGTTCACTCACAAGGGCTCGGGCACGCTGGTGCGCAAGGGCGAAAAAGTGCTGCGCGCCACCGCCTGGAACGAACTGGACCTGCCGCGTCTGAAGGGCCTGATCGAATCCAGTTTCGGCCGCACCCTGGTGCCGGACTACTTCGAGAAGACCAGGCTGCTGCGCGCCTATGTCAGCGAGAATTACCGCACCGCGGTGATCCTCACCGACGAGGCCGAAGGCGTGTACCTGGACAAGTTCGCCGTGCTCGACGATGCACAGGGCGAAGGCCTGGGTCGCGCGGTCTGGAACGTGATGCTGGAGGAAACTCCGCAGCTGTTCTGGCGTTCGCGCCACGGCAACCCGATCAACCACTTCTACTACGCCGAATCCGATGGCTGCTACAAGCAGGACCACTGGAAGGTGTTCTGGTACGGCGCCGATGGCATCGACCGCATCCGTACCTATGTCGAACACTGCGCGCAGCGCGCCCCGAGCCTGCAGGGCTGAACGATGAACAACCCGGACGCCTGGAACCTGGTACCCACCCTGCGTGGTCAGCACGTGTCGTTGCAGCCGTTGCAGGATGAGCACGTGCCCGGCCTGCGTGCTGCGCTGGAAGGCAGCGGGCTGGACCAGCTCTGGTACACCCAGGTGCCGTCGCCGGAGCGCACCGAGGCCTATGTGCAGGCCGCGCTGCAGGCGCAGGCCGAAGGCAGGGTGCTGCCGTTCGTGATCCGTGATGCGGCCGGTGACATCGTCGGCAGCACCCGTTTCTACGATCTGGATGCCAGCGTGCCCAGACTCAGCCTCGGCTACACCTGGTACGCGCCGCGCGTGCAGCGCACCGGCGCCAACACCGAAGCCAAGCTGCTGCTGCTGCAGCACGCCTTCGAGGTGCTGGGGTGCATCAGCGTGGTGCTGGAAACCAGCTGGTTCAACGCCACTTCGCGCACCGCCATCGCCCGCCTCGGCGCCAAGCAGGATGGCGTGCTGCGCAACCACAAGCGGCATGCCGACGGCACGCCGCGCGACACCGTCATCTTCTCCATCATCGATGCGGAATGGCAGGGCGTGAAGCGCCACCTGCAGTTCCGCCTGGACAGTCACGCATGAACGATTCGACTTTCACCCTGGGCATCGTCGGTGCCCGCGGCCATACCGGCGCCGAGCTGATCAAGCTGGTGGCCGCGCACCCGCGCCTGGAACTGGCCTTTGTGTCCTCGCGCGAGCGCGCCGGGCAGCGCCTGTCCGATCACCATCCGGAATTCCAGGGGGACCTGCAGTATGAGAACCTGGACGCCGATGCCGTGGCGGCCAAGGGCGTGGATGCGGTGATCCTGGCCCTGCCCAATGGCCTGGCCGCCCCGTTCGTAGCCGCGCTGGAAGCGGCGAAGCCGGACACGGTCATCGTCGACCTGTCGGCCGATTACCGCTTCGACCACAGCTGGTATTACGGGCTGCCGGAACTGACCCGGGGCCGCTACAACGGCCAGAAGCACATCAGCAATCCGGGCTGCTATGCCACGGCGATGCAGCTGGCGGTGCACCCGCTGCTGGATCTGCTGGCCGGTCCGCCGCAGTGCTTTGGTGTGTCCGGTTACTCAGGCGCCGGCACCACGCCCTCGGACAAGAACAACGTTGAACTGCTGGCCGACAACCTGATGCCGTATGCATTGACCA
Proteins encoded in this region:
- a CDS encoding GNAT family N-acetyltransferase; the protein is MNNPDAWNLVPTLRGQHVSLQPLQDEHVPGLRAALEGSGLDQLWYTQVPSPERTEAYVQAALQAQAEGRVLPFVIRDAAGDIVGSTRFYDLDASVPRLSLGYTWYAPRVQRTGANTEAKLLLLQHAFEVLGCISVVLETSWFNATSRTAIARLGAKQDGVLRNHKRHADGTPRDTVIFSIIDAEWQGVKRHLQFRLDSHA
- a CDS encoding acetylglutamate kinase, which codes for MSPALQPHRQTRQTIVRLLSSMASAKEISQYLKRFSQLDAKRFAVVKVGGAVLRDDLDALTSSLSFLQEVGLTPIVLHGAGPQLDAELSAAGIDKQTVNGLRVTSPEALAIVRRVFQQSNLRLVEALQQNGARATSITGGVFEAEYLDVDTYGLVGEVKKVNLAPIEASLRAGSIPVITSLGETAGGQILNVNADFAANELVQELQPYKIIFLTGTGGLLDEAGNVIDSINLSTEYDHLIAQPWIHGGMKVKIEQIKDLLDRLPLESSVSITRPADLAKELFTHKGSGTLVRKGEKVLRATAWNELDLPRLKGLIESSFGRTLVPDYFEKTRLLRAYVSENYRTAVILTDEAEGVYLDKFAVLDDAQGEGLGRAVWNVMLEETPQLFWRSRHGNPINHFYYAESDGCYKQDHWKVFWYGADGIDRIRTYVEHCAQRAPSLQG
- the argC gene encoding N-acetyl-gamma-glutamyl-phosphate reductase gives rise to the protein MNDSTFTLGIVGARGHTGAELIKLVAAHPRLELAFVSSRERAGQRLSDHHPEFQGDLQYENLDADAVAAKGVDAVILALPNGLAAPFVAALEAAKPDTVIVDLSADYRFDHSWYYGLPELTRGRYNGQKHISNPGCYATAMQLAVHPLLDLLAGPPQCFGVSGYSGAGTTPSDKNNVELLADNLMPYALTNHVHEREVSVRLGVAVEFMPHVAPHFRGITLTANLWLNRAQTREQIVERFQQAYAGEPLIEVVDEAPWVSRIAGRHGAQVGGFTLAPGGKRVVVVATLDNLLKGAATQAMQNLNLALGIDELTSIPH